The genomic stretch gtagagagagggagaggggcTGAGGGAGGCCATTTTGGGCATTTAGAAAGTCGTAACAGTATTAAGTTAACAATAGGGGAAATTTGCAACACGGTTTGTGAAGTAAGGGCAGTTTCTATCATTTGTTGTAACTCTCTTTTCAGGTTAAACCTCAAGGGATGTACCAAACATGGTTGTCAAAAGCACCTTGAGGTGCAAAGTGTAGGCCTTTtgctaataattattttttgatggaCTCGTTAAGatctaactaataaactaactaGGAAACAAACTTGAAAGAAACATGGGAAAACTATAACACCACCCTATTAGCTATCTAATAAATGTGCACCTCACATCCAAAAGGCTCACACCTAGCCTCCAAGCACTCTTGTGCCTTTGACAACTTTAGTactaaggtagtgtttgttaaaatgagtaaaataaggcTCTATTAAGATAACTTATCtataaaattcaagataaattaTCCGTAGGGAGAGAAGGGAtagatttattttgaaagttcaagataagaagtcatgtgatttttttccagaaaatttaacaaatacaatggaaaatatttttatccgggatgctttccatatctcatattttccgatctatatcttgattaacaaacgctacctaagTGTATTTTAcctttgtaataaatattagggtaaatttttggaaaatgttgAACTTTACACGTGTTTTCAAATTTAGGctcatctttaatttttttcaataaggACATCCAATGTTGTAAAATGTTGCAGTTATAGACCATATTTACCTCACTTCCAATTTTTCTGTTAAGTGATGACAAGGACAAGCTCCgtgtaaattgaaaaatgacATGGCTGCCACATGTATAAGCTTGCaagtcgagagagagagagatgctgcAACTTGTGGAAGCTCCATCAAGACTTGAATCTGCGATTAGCCATTCACCTGCTTGGCTGTGTTGAGAAGCCCTAATGCCTTTCCCTGTATTTCTTCTGCTTTCTTCATCTGCAAATACTTGTGTGAAAACTAAGATCCCTAAATTTCTGATAAGATATTAGCATGTTATCAAAATTTGGAGATCGTATCAAtcaatattgttatttttgaacAAACTGAGGGATAGAAgatttactcgagtaaatagGAGGATTATCTCGAGTACTTGGAGTGTAATCGAGTAGAAGAAAAACTTACTCAATTAATTGTAAAATGTTTTTCTCATCTTGCATTGGACTCAAGATGAGTATATATACACTAGATCTCCTaaaaatatctcctaaaataCAGGGATAAATACAGggaaaacaaattcaaactagACTTGAAAGATACAGATAAACAGAAATTTTTGAACTTGCTGATCCTTTCCTGTTCTTCTGGAACTGCTTCATCTCTTATCTCTTATCTGCACTGCTTTATCTCTTTTACCTCTTATCATTTTAGTTTGTAAATCACTTCTGCCCAACAACCTTATCTCTTGATTTCCAGCCATGATAGAGACAACTTGAATCTATTGTCTTTAACTTCtcgacattttttttttttcaaaacggAAAAGTTAATCCCAAGGGCTGCAACAGCAGTAATTAGATTAGATCTGATTGAAGCAGTCATTGACATCCCCACTGTTTTCAGTTTCTCAAGaggaaaaaagaagtgaaagaaaacaCAATGAACAGAAGAAGACAAGGAAGGATACAGGGACCTTACAGATTGGTCAGGAAGATGGGAGGATTTGATTGGaatttatgaaaacaaaaaaacttaaCTCTCtctatatctatctatctgtgtgtgtgtatattggCAATTTGGGTGGTCCACTACATAGTTTTTTCCAGTTCTTTGTTTGGATTCTCGTTGCAAATCAAAACCGAGCTTTGGGGCCAAATCTTTCTAGGCTCCTATACCTAATTATCTCTCTTCACGTTATTAtatcatacatacatatagatGCCTGCATATGCACAGACTTTTGTTTCTTTGGGCCTGTATTGCTATTAATATAGAAGAGGAGTGGAGGAGAGGGCAGTGGTGGGGTCAGTCTACCTAATAGCTTTGGAAGTGAACCTctccccctctctttctctcccccaaCGCCTGTTGGCTTGTCATGTAGCAGCCTTGCCATTTTTCAATTTGTACATAGGTAGTCCATGTAATCACTTTATGCCAAAATTAGATTGGAGGTAACAGTGGTCTACAATTGCAATGTTTTACGATGTTGGATTTCTctattagaaaaattaaaaggcgagtctaaatttaaaaacatggGTAAAATTTAGCACTTTTTTGGCAATTACTCTAAATGTTAATATTGATGGCATAACATTCATTAGAAGAGtgctataatttaattttgatattgttATTAGCATGTTAAAAGAATTAAGTCAATATAGGTAATGAGAAGTGTTcctagtgttttattttattataaattttctttaaaactaAATAGAAGTTTTCTTTTATGACATTAATGCAATTTTGTTGTACGGCATGGAGTGTTAGAAAATTTAGAGTTAATATATGCAAATATGAGCATAACTGAGATGAAAATGTTAGAAGAGATGTATGATCACacaaaaaaggataaaattgGAAATGAGATTACTAGAAATAAGGTTAGAGTTATGTCTATTGTAATAAGATGCATAAGATGGGATTAAAATGGTTTGAATATATGGAAACAAACTATGAGAGTGGGTATTAATCCTACTATATGGGGACAACTAAATGTATTATAGTTTGCAAATCATTTTTGTCTATggccttatcttttgtaagaccCATATACTCTATGTCACTGAGAAGTCTCCTAACATATTTATCTTGTTCTTCCTCTACTTTTTTCTAGAAACTTATTCCATCCCACCCACTCTCTTCATGGGAGCCTCTATTTGGCTTCTTCTTGTATAACCAAGCCATTCTAATCATGTCTCaagcatcttatcttcaatagtcactccaaccttattatgagttacctcatttttatttttatatttccttGTTTGGTTGCATATCCATTGTAACGTCCTCATCTTTGCTAGTTTacattttgcacatgttgggaCTTTTTGTACTGTTGTTTCATGATTTTAAGCTGCCATAATTTTTATACACTTGAATCTTAATTAGAGGATGATTTAGTGTCACCTAAAGACGAGACCTCCTATTGCTTTCAAATGTAGGATTGTTTATATAGTGGTATATATTGTCTTGTTCAATTGTTACAACAACAAATACAACCATTAACTGTGGGGTGAGGTCAGCTATATGATTTCTAGTTTTTATTGGTGGACATATCCTTTATGTGACCATTATATTCTACGTCACGTCCTAGGGTTCCCATcatgttttctttcatttttctttccccttgttactaattttctctatttcatccACTTTCTTACCGATGTTTTTATTAGTCTTGTTCTTACATGTCCAAACTAACCTTAATTGTGCCTCCCATTTCTTATTTCCAATAGGCATCACTTCAACCTTATTATGTATGATCtcgtttcatatatatatacttttttacATGGTTGCAATCCACTATAATATATTCATTGCATGGCTGCTCATGTTTTGAACATTTTGCTGCTTAATAATTGTCCCATATTTTGAACCGTACAACAAAGATGGTCTTGTAGCTATTTGATAAAACTTCCTTTTTAGGCTGAAAGGGATTTTATGATTGCATAAAATATCAGATGCACTTCACTTTAGCTAGCTTGCATTGATTTTATGAGTAGCATCCTCCAAGATCTCCTCATTGTTTTTTGGGAACatttgatcaaatcaaaattgatccttttttttttattgtttatagATAGCAATAGCATATAACACTAAAGCACTCCTTTTTAGATGTTGGTTAGTTTATTCATCACAAGAGTAAAGAGGAAAGAGTTAAATGCAAATCCTTGATGTAATTCAGTTATAATTGGGGAAAGAGCAACTTACAAATCACCATGGCATATAAGTAATTGGTTAAGATTCTGCAACCTGaaatacatgaattttgagGAGTTGTAGCAGTGAGCATCTGCGCTATATGTGAATTATGTATAGGATTGGTTACTGATTCACGATTGATTGTGTCTGATTCGTGTTCATGTAGGGTGTTAGGTATTTGTATATGCTGGAATCTGACATAAGAGGATGATCGGTCAGCTCAGATGGAATGCCCGGAATTGCTTGATTTGTCCGACAGAAATGCATTGTAATGCGCCCATCTCGTTTATGGAAAGACCTGGGAAGAAAGAAACTTTGTTGGattcatttatcaatttttgttttttttttttttttttggtatcaaAGTAATAGTGGCAGGCAGATTGTAGTGGTTGGTCTGTGAATTAATGAATGTGTTAAGAGTTTTTTGTTGTACAAGTAGCATTTGATTGTAAAAGTAAATTAGTCTCTCTCTGTATCATGCTTTTACTTTGTAGTTCGTTACCTTTAGTGACGAGATCTGGCTTGTGAATGCGTTGGTTTGTTATATAGGAGAGAAGAATGCAGAAACAGGAACAGTGAGTGAGAAAGCGTGTTCGGTGATGCATCAGCTGGTGCTGGGAATCCGAAAAATGCTTTGCATATTGCTTATGGCTTATGGCTTATTGGTGGAGGTAGTAGTCCGTCCGTCCGtcctttgttttttattaaagttAAATCCTAAACTCCCCGGCAATGTTGGAGTTGTAGATCGCACGCAGAATGATACTCGGTTCTAAATCACCCAACTTGTATCGATTTTCTATATTTAATTATCCCCAGCTCTTCTAAAATTTGTACAAAAAGGTACTGaatttatcttttgttttttgttcttgtttccCCGTGTTTTGTTCTGATGATGCAAGCTTGAATGCATTGTACAAATTTTACAATGCATTCAAATCATATGAATACGAAAAGGTACGATTCTCTATATGAGTTAAATTGTACAAAAAGTAATAATTAACGTGTAAACACTAaggatatatataatttaaatcagATGAATGAATCATGAAATACACCAAAATTAAAACGCGTGGGTGTGGTCAGCGCTTGCAGGCATCATTATCATTTTCAAGCTTGAGCTGCCGCTCCAAGTTGTCGGACGAGGACAATGCCAGTCTCTCGTCCAACCATTCAAATATGTCGGAAAACACCGTGTCGATGTTGTGGGGAAGCTCGCCGTAGGACAGGGAATGCCACATTTCTGGGTACAGCTTCAAGGTCTTGTCTCTACTGCTCGTGCGAGCCGAGTCGTACAGAAGCTTGCTCACCGCCGGATCCGTCACCTTGTCCTTTCCCCCGTGCAATACCAGAAATGGCAACGAGACCTGCCGCCCCATCCACGCCaactttattattaatattactattattattattataattaattaattaattaattagaatataaatttatttgtacaTCTCTACCTAGTTTTACGTACCTCTTCAAGCCTTTGCTCCAGATCCATGCTCACGGTCAAAAGCTGATAGCCGGTAAGCAGTCGAGGTCGGCCTTTGTAGCAGTAAGGATTTGATCGAAtctatcatttttattattattattattattattattactaataaCGTGTGTACGTGATTGGTTCAAAAACAAAAGGAGAATAGAAATAGCCAACCTGCTCCCTGACACGGGGATCTCTGAAGGCAGCATCAATGACATCAGGAGTGGGTATGATTTTCCAGGTTGGAATCACACGGCTCAGCTTTCTCAGCACGTTTATCACCAATGGGTGTGGCCTCATATCATCTGCTATCTGTTCTCCCATACAATTCCCAGTTAATATCATCATCAATCATCCATCTTATTACTAcccactaattaattaattaaccttccatatatatatatatatatatatagagagagagagagagagagagagagagaccttaCACATAGGTGCAACCAAAATGGCACCATCCCAGAAGTGAGGCGTCTTCCTCTGCAACAGCAGAGCCACCGCTCCTCCCATGGATTCCCCCATCAGGATCCTCAACTTGTTCCTATTCTCCTCCCTCTCTGCTCAACCCCATCcatattcaaacaaattttatcaACTCTATTATTTGATATGTTTGTTTtccgagaaattaattaaataaaacaaacaaacaaaccaacCAACCGCAGATGTATGTGTAGTGATGAGAGCAGTCAGAAACAACATCATCAAAGCAGGGGACGAAGCCCTGAAGGCCTGATGATTTCCCATGTCCTTCATAGTCCATCCCATACACCCCATACCCTGCCTTTGCCAGCCTCGTCGCAGCACCTCTCATTGAGAGACTGCACTCCATGCCATACCCATGGCACAGCAAGATCAAAGCTTTTGCCTCGCTCTCTGCAGGCACCCATCTGCATGTGAAAAGCTTCATCCCCCTTGCATTCACTATGAATTCCTGTATTTATTTCccaataaatatgtaaaattaactaactaactaactGGGTTGGGCTTATTATTGCATATTTCATCTACCAGAAACTTATAATTTCagattaatacaaataaaagagTTGATCTAGCAGCTGGGACTAACCTCTTCATAGATGATACCTTCATCAGTTTCATGAGCCTGTTGTTATCAGCACCACAAAAACAAACAGATTCTGGTCACAGtcaaaatatacatataaacacacacacacctatatatatttatgtatatacatatgtatgcaGTTAATTATATGGAAGATAGAGGGAGAAACCGGACAGACCATATGTATCTAAAAGTTGGATGGAATTGAATCGGAAGAAGTTCTTGGGATCGACTGTTGCTGCTATGAGATTAGATGAAGGAAAGAAATTTGGATGTTGAGGTTGAAGAATCAGACTCTGATGGGTAGGTCGAGCACTTTCTGCTTAATTggctctcttttttcttttgtggatacaaatgtatgtatgtatgtatgatatAGACTTGGGTGCCACTTTCTCTGTGGGGCCAATAGCCTATGGGGCATCCAATTTTGACCCATTTATTGCCTCCCCCATAATCTTCTCTCCATTATCATGATTATTAAGACCCACAAATTCAATTATGAGATAAGTCTAACACatgtaacaaaatattttatataatttctcCATTGTTTGTATATACTGGCCGTctacattattatatatgttcattcctatttgataaatttttttaaaaaaaagtcaaaagagacattaatttattttaaaaaataataatctcaaaAATGACAAACATGATTCAGTTGTTAAATACACGTAGCTTGGGAGTGTTTATGACCTATGAGTTgagttaaatttctttttgatatGAAGTTAAAGTTAATCaccaaattatatataattttggattcaaagttaatttaattataaagtaGAAATAAGACTACAACTTAACCAAATCAAATTAGAATGTGATTGGGTTGAGTCTTAGATCTAAAATATGtataatcatataaaaaattagtacCTCAAAACTTGTAGcacattaaaatattaaaattt from Diospyros lotus cultivar Yz01 chromosome 9, ASM1463336v1, whole genome shotgun sequence encodes the following:
- the LOC127809793 gene encoding caffeoylshikimate esterase-like codes for the protein MAHETDEGIIYEEEFIVNARGMKLFTCRWVPAESEAKALILLCHGYGMECSLSMRGAATRLAKAGYGVYGMDYEGHGKSSGLQGFVPCFDDVVSDCSHHYTYICEREENRNKLRILMGESMGGAVALLLQRKTPHFWDGAILVAPMCKIADDMRPHPLVINVLRKLSRVIPTWKIIPTPDVIDAAFRDPRVREQIRSNPYCYKGRPRLLTGYQLLTVSMDLEQRLEEVSLPFLVLHGGKDKVTDPAVSKLLYDSARTSSRDKTLKLYPEMWHSLSYGELPHNIDTVFSDIFEWLDERLALSSSDNLERQLKLENDNDACKR